The genomic stretch catgggAGGAGCGGCCAAACCtccagaggcagctctgcactAAATGTGATGCAGGAGAAACCCAAAGTGACAGCAGCTTCCAAACTCGCTCCAGATCATcagccagaaggaaaacatcatcatcaacacacacaaaaaaagaggaaaaaagtaaatccATCAACGTACacgaaaaaaggaaaaaaatccatcaacGCAcacaaaaagatggaaaaaaaacccctccatcaacacacacaaaaaaaggaaaaaaatccatcaacacatacaaaaaaagggaaaaaaatccatcaacGCAtacaaaaaaaaggggaaaaaaaatccatcaacacatacaaaaagaaaggaaaaaaattacccaTTAACACACAGGAGACCACAATTCTGACACCTGCAGCCCCGAGGGGAGCCCGGGTTTGAGGGCAGCAGCACCAAGCGCTGGGCTGGAAGAGCCAATTCCACCTTCCCACACGGCTGGGACAGCTCTGACCGACCCCACACGGGCATTTCCAGCATTTCCCACCTGCCTCTGCACGTTACGACCCCAAGCCGAGCCAAGAGGCTCCGTCCGTTCCCACTTTTGAAGGCAAAATTGGGAattcagccctgctctgccaggttTTTGGGGTTCTGCTGaggtgggagaggcaggagagatCAGTGCTCAACACCTCCTGAGCCCCCTGGGATCTGTCCCTCAGCACAGAAACATCACTTCGCCTGattttcagcttctcagctGTTCAAATAAACGAGACAAAAATCGCATTTGGCATCTGGAGCCGCGCGTTTGGCTGAGCCCAGCTTGGATGGGGAAGGGGAGCACGGACAGTGGGGATGGAAAGGGACAGGGGAAGGGACAGGctggaaagggacagggacaggcgggaaagggacagggaaagggacagggacaggctggaaagggacagggacaggctggaaagggacagggaaagggacagggcagaaaggtggcagggaaagggaaaggctggaaaggtggcaggaaaagggacagggacagggtggaaaggtggcaggaaaagggaaaggtggtagaggaagggacagggacactgggacaggctggaaaggtggcagagaaagggacagggtggagaggtggcagggaaaaggacagggacgGGCTGGAAAggtggcaggaaaagggaaaaggacaggcTGGAAAGGTGGCAGGGGAAGGAACACTGGGACATGCTGAAAAGGTGGCAGGGCACCGAGAGGGGCTCTGGCaaggtgggagcagggcaggttGGGGCCGGGAAAGTGTGGAAAAACAGGGGCTGGAAAGGCAGGGCAAACAGGCAGGGAAGACGGCGAGGAAACAGGGAGAACAGGTCGGTATAAcaggcagggaagaggagcGGGGAAAACGAGCGGGGCGCGCAGCCCTCACGCAGCCCGGGCAGTGCGGGCCGCAGCCCGGGACCGACACAGCCAAGGCCGGCGCCGCTCCCCCGCGGCTCAGCCCGGGCCCGGATCCCGTCGCTCCCCCGCACCCCGAGGCGGCCGCGACACCCGGGACCGCGCCAGAGCCCCGCGGGCCCGGGGTGACCCCGGCAATGTCACCCGGAGCCTCTCGGCACCGCAGCGCGCGGGGCCGTCCGCGGCTCGGGGGCCAGGCCGAGGCGCTGCGGCCGCGTCagcgccggcggcggggccgctccgggCCGGTCCCGCACTCACCGGCTCCGCTGCGCGTCCGCCACGGCCGCGTCCGCCGCCGCCAGGCCGCCCCCGCTGCGCCGCGGGAGGCGGGGCCCGCCGTGGGGCGCGGCCAATCACAGCGCGGCGGGGGCAGGACCGTGCGCGGGGAATGGCTGCGCGGAGATGATTGACAGGGGAGGTGACCAATGGGATGAGGGAGAGGGCGGGGTAAGCGGCGAGGGGCGGGGCGCCGGTAGCGGCACGGGGAGGGCGGGGAGCGCTCGGTGCGGGGCGGAGCAGAGCGGAGCGCGGCCGGGACTGCGCGGGGAGCCCCGGGAACCGAACCGGGGATACCGAACAGCCCCGCCGGGGAGCCCCGGGAACCGAACCGGGGATACCGAACAGCCCCGCCGGGGAGCGACAATCCCGCCCGGTTCCACCCTGCAGCACCGGAGCGGGGCGCGGAGATCCCGCCCGATCACACGGCGGATCCCAGCCCGGGGATCCCGCCCGATCACACCGCGGATCCCAGCCCGGGGATCCCGCCCGATCACACCGCGGATCCCAGCCCGGGGATCCCGGCCGATCACACCGCGGATCCCAGCCCGGTGTCCCGCACGGCCCCGGTGTCCTGCGGGCCGCGCCTCTGCCCGGTCCCCGCGGGGCTCAAAGCGCAGGGAATGGAGGTGGGAGCTcagctcccgcagctcccgTTAAAGGGCAAGGAAATTGAACCCCGCGGGGAAGCCGCTCTTTGATTCTCCCCCGGCCTTTGGCGCTGCTTTtcccccatcccaaacccatcagAAAGGCAAAGCTCGGGAGCCACGGGCTGCACCAAACGCGCTGCCCTCAGCGATCCGCTTGTCCCCAAAACGCAGCTCTGCACCTTtccaccagctcctgccccactcTGCCGTGGAGGAGCAGGGCGCTTTCACCCAGCCCGGGGTCAGAGCAGCGCACAAACCCCCCCAGCTCTTcccccagcaggcagagagcagccaggcagccttcctcctcctcctcctcctcctccacaggCGGAGGAAGCCCTGCAGAACATGCTGACCTTTGCAATccgcagggctgcaggaggtttTGCTCACAAACTCAGGCGCTGAGGCATTTCTCACCACCTCCATTTTCCTgccacaaaaataataaaaaaaaaggctccaCAGAAGAGCCAACCAGCCCTTGAAGGTTTGCACGTTTTATAAGGTCACCATTTCTACAGAGAATATCACATTAAAAACATCCACTCACAAAAacagcggcggcagcggcgcaGGAGGAGGGCTCAGCACCAGAGCGGGGCTGGCACAGAAACCTGGGGCTGAGACTTCAGAGCCTTTCTGGGGCCTGCTTCGCCCACAAATCCACGGTTCTGCCTCAGTCCGTGAGGTTCTTGGCCTCTTCACTGCAATCAAAGCATTCCCGGATGCGGGGAAGTCCCAGGAGGTGACAAAGCCTGGGATTCCCAGTGCTTCCTGCAGCGTGGAACCACCGCCAGCTTGGCCCCACTTTGGAactcccaccccctgccagtccctgccctgctcctctcaCCGAGGGACAACACGAACTCTCCTCCTGGATGCCAAGCGTTCCTTTGGATATCATCCCAAATCctcactttgctttttttctcgTTTCCTTTAAAACGTTACGCTGGCGGAAAAATCCCCAACAAAGCAGCGACACGAGAGTAGGGCCAGCAGTAAAAGAGGAGGGGAACGGGACAGGGGGAGCACATTCACAAACGGGGAGACTCCTCCTCATCCAGCCCCTGAGCAGGGGACAAATGGGAACCAGCAGCCAGGAAGGAGAGAGCCGCTCCTGCTGTCACCGCAGGGCCGGAGCGGCGGGAGGAGCCCGGCCCCGCACACGGGGGACGCCAGCGGGGAGCAGATCATCTCCAGCCGTCAGATGACCCACGGAACGATCACTACACGAGGCGATTTCGCAGCCTGCGAATGCAGAAAGCCGTTGCAGCTGTAGCTCccgaggcaaaaaaaaaaaaaaaaaacaaaaccaaaaaaaaaaccaaagaagtTCCCCGCAGCCTCCCAGGCCAAGGCGCTTGCTTCGGACGCTCCGGAACGAGCCGCGCCGGCCGCTCTTCCCACGGGATTCCAGGGGCGGAGACGCCTCGGATCCTCCGTGCTGGGCGGAATTCACTGAGCCAGGCTCCCCTTCTGGCCCGTCCACAGCTCCCGCAGCTCCACGGCgcagcccaggtccctgagcGCGGCCCTGGCCACGTCGTCGCAGTCCCTGTGCGCCGCGCGAGCCTCCGTGATCAGGTTCTCGGCGCCCATCTCCAGGATGGGCCGGGAAAAATCCCGGCTGCGGGACACCAGGTTCCGGATCAGCATGCAGGCCTGtttctggggacaagggcaAGCACAGGGgtcaggggctgtgggggaaACCAGGGGTCAGGGGGGTGTGGGGGAAGCACAGGGATCTTGAGGGAAGGACAGGGATTGGTGGGTTTTGTAGGAAAACCCAGGGGTCAGTGGGTTTTGTAGGAAAACCCAGGGGTCAGTGGATTTTGTAGGAAAACCCAGGATCAGTGGATTTTGTAGGAAAACCCAGGGGTCAGTGGATTTTGTAGGAAAACCCAGGGGTCAGTGGATTTTGTAGGAAAACCCAGGGGTCAGTGGATTTTGTAGGAAAACCCAGGGGTCAGTGGATTTTGTAGGAAAACCCAGGGGTCAAGTGGATTTTGTAGGAAAACCCAGGGGTCAAGTGGATTTCGAGGGAAGCCCAGCCATGgaatgttaccctggtttttctgaggtttttttaaggcctttttgaatttcataaatggagtcagattttttagttactgtacaatattagagcagttttctaccttttcccacagatgtaacataaacaaatcctttgtttttcattctctgtcctttgtttgcgtatttctaacctgaaaacaattgtaactgatagttggtctggccactgaggctgaggggtggaaaccccaaaaagccaatcttctgctggacccacaaatgaataaaaagtaagaaataaacaaaggggtctcttctctcggctctctcagctgggagctggttcggAAGGACttctgccttgcgaaatctcttgtctgcgtgagactgctttgtgtgtctctgtaaCAAAGGAAGGTTTTGGCACACCCAAAGCAGATCAGCGAAGGAGTATTTCCTGAGAAACCCAAATGTGAGATGCTGCAGAGAGCAATCAAATGctccctggaggaaaaaaacccacggATGTCGCTCCCAGCTGAAGTTCAGACAACCAGAGCTCTGTGCAAGTCTCCAGCACCAGCCAGGCAATActagttaatttttaaataacactAAAAATTCTCCAGCGCAGCAGCCCCACCTTCCCACCCTGTTCCAGGCACTTAAACCActccttcagaaaatattttccattttttaatgcCTTGCACACAGATCCTGCCGAAACCTGCAGGAGAAACCAGAGGCAACCTTCTTGCCGTGCTTTCTTTGACTCTGAGAATGGGTGGCACAGGCTGGCTTTGGAGAGAGCCCATCCCCGTTCTGCTCcttccaggaggaaagggaatgCCTGGAAGAGGAGCCTGGCATTCCAGGGGTTTAAATCCACCTGCATCCAGGTGGATTTAAAACCTAAATCAAGTCTTGCCCTGAGCAGATCAGGGAGGCTGCACTGAGTCGCCGCCTTCCCAAAATGTTCAAAACTGATCTGAATTTGACGAGtaaaagggaggggggaaaaaaaaaaaaaaaaaatcccccaaaaataAACCCCGGACTGCCAGAGCTGCGCTGGCTGAGCGAGCAGGCGCCCTGGGGGACGTACCTGGACAGCCACCTCTCGTGGGTGAGCCTTCATGGCCTGCAGAGCCGCCAGCGCCCCGCCGCCCTCCATGATGACGCTGCAGTTCTCGGGCTTGCGCAGGGCCAGCGCGCACAGGGCTGCGCAGCCCTGCTCGCAGATCTGCAACGCACAGGGGAGCTGCTCAGCGCCTGCCAGCGCGCCCTCAGAGGAAAGGGGGCCCGCTTTCCTTCCATGGCAGGTTGTTGGGGTGGCTTTTTTGCCGTTTGGaggttcctcctcctgctgctctggcacGTAAGCCAAGGGGAGGGTTGGAATGATGATCCTAGAGGGATTTCCAACCTTTACGACCCCGTGTTTGGCACGCCAGAGGTATAAAACACAGCCCTCACTACCCACCTGATCCAGGAACAAGCGAAATAAAACAACACACGGTgggaaacaaaaaccccccaaactcACACAAATCTTGGCCAGGCGTGCGCCCTGCAGCCGAGCGCTCGGGGTTTATCCGCGGCCCAGGCGCAAACACGcaccctgcagctccatccccgCCCCTGAGGGAACTCCCGAGGCCCTGCAGGCTACCTGAGGGTTGCCCAGGTGGTGGCTGATGGCCAGCACGATCAGGTCGGTGGCCCCGGCGTCCACGATGGCGTCCTTGACGTCGTCGTTGCCGGCCACGGCGCGGATGGCGCTGAGCACCTGCCTCACCAcgtcctgctccagcagaaaggaaagaacGGCTCAGGAAGCAGCACGAGGAGAGCCGTGAGAGCTCGGGAAGCGCGCCAGGacatcctgctccttcctggcaACGATCAGCTGCAAAAACTCTCCACCCTCGGTCGCCTCCTCGCCACGCAAGGGGACCCTGAGAACCTCAGTGAAGCTCCAAAAACAATCAGACATCAGCTCCTGGGACTGGAGGAGATTGGGGCATCTGGACACACAATCAGTATGACTGAGCAGAAGTTGTTTATTGTTTATGTTAAgctatttttatacattttaagGCCACTGTTTAGGTGTTTGCGCATTATTTGATTGGTCTTTTTATTCTGTCCATGCATTTTTCAGGAAACCTGATTGGTCAGGGGTTATCTTTTTGTGGGTCTCTTTTATCTCACTTTTCTGCATTCTTGGTATTTCAGTTTTTTTAGGCTCTTCTTTCTTAACTTAGCGCTGTTTCTGTTTCAGTACCCTTGACGAATTCTTGAGGGTTCTGATAAGAAGAACTGAAGCTGTTCGGTGCACACGATGGCTCAAGCTGTTTAAATACACTGCTGCCTGGGACTGGGGAATCTAAATCCTCCCGAATCTcttccagctgggatggggGGAGCCAAACCCTCACCTTTCCTGGGAGCAGGCAGAACTCTGCTGGTGCAGGACACAGGAATAATTCTGAGCAAGAAGCTCACAGATTATACCTGCAGAACATTTAACCCTGCACACATGGCTGTAAATAGGGACCAGAGGGGTTCCAACCCAAACTGCAGCTAAAATACTGCACGGGCTAAGGCTCAATCATTCAAATTCCTTATTCTAAGGAACCTCATTCCCTAGAAGTCTGAGACGATCCCTCCAAGCCATTCCCAAAACAGCTCCCAAGCAATTCCCACGGCTCACCGGGTGCTCCATGCAGTCAGCCAGCAGAGTCACCATAAAATTCAAGCCCCCGAGGTCCACAATCTCCTGGCAGAACTCATTCCTGACGGAGAGGCGAGAGAGGGTGGCGCAGAGCTCGCTGAGAACCCCGGAGTTATCCGTGAAGGCTGcggaggagaggggagggatggagTTAGTACTGCAGAGTTCAGGGGGCTTTGATTAATTCAGCAGGAAACAGCGCGGTCACTTTTACGTATTAAAACAGGaactctgctcccagccagagTCACAATGTCTTCTCTGGGACAGCAGAGACAACAGGCTGTAAAACCCTTCCTAAATACAGTGAAAAACTGCTCTGGTCCCCTgactgctccagcagcaccacaggggCACATTTCATCGAGACAATTAGACCCCGTTGGGGTGACAAATTCCTGAATCACCTCTGAGGAGCTTCAAGTGAAAAAGAAACCCCGGGTGATTGCTGAGACAGCAAGAGAAGGAACTCTGGGTGATTCCTGAGACAGCCAGAGAAGGAACCCCGGGTGATTCCTGAGACAACGAGAGAAGGAACCCCGGGTGATTCCTGAGACAAGGAGAGAAGGAACCCCGGGTGATTCCCCAGCAGGACCAACATCCCTGGGGTTCACTTTACCTTTTGCAGCCTCAATGAGCACCCTCAACCCATCGTTCTCCAGGACAATCATCTTGGCGTGATCGTGGGCGTGACCGAAGGGCACACGGATGTCATCGTCGAAAGTCATCACCCTGAGGGCCGAGGCGGCCGTCCTGACCACGTCGGCGCTGTCCCCGTGCTGGACGATGGCCCCAGTGAGGAGAGGGAGGATCCCAGCCTTGACAAAGTCCTGCCTGTTCCGCTCGTGCTTGAGGCAGGCGTTCCTCACGCAGCGCAGCCCGGCCAGCGTCAGCTCCGCGtcctcccgccgctcccgcaggctctgcagcaccagctcccgCCCGGCCGCGTCCAGCAGGTCCGGCTGCCCgtccagcagggcagagagcgtggagaaggcttgcagcAGCAAatccctgtcccctgcagccaGCTGGCAGGCTGAGAACACCACGGGGTAGGCGCCATTCCGGCCAGCCAGGTAGCGGAAGGCGAGCTGCTCCTTGCACTGCGCCGCGAACGCCGAGAGCTGCTCGGGCAGCTCGGCCACGGCTGCCTCTGCCACGGCTCTGCCCAGGGAATCCAGCGTCTGTGGGACACACCAGGGGTTAGATCTGCACCTGAACCGTGCAGGAATAACAGCAATCTCTGTGTTTTTAAGTTGAAAACCAGGTTGGTGTTACAGGAGCAAGCTGCTCCTTGCACTACGCCGCaaaggctgagagctgctcGGGCAGCTCGGCCAtggctggctctgcccagggaatccagggacagagggacacaccAGGGGTTAGATCTGCACCTGAACCATGCAGGAATAACAGCAATCTCTGTGTTTTTAAGTTGAAAACCAGGTTGGTGCTACGGGAGCAAGCTGCTCCTTGCACTGCACCGCaaaggctgagagctgctcGGGCAGCTCGGCCACGGCTGCCTCTGCCCAGGGAATCCAGGGTCTGTGGGACACACCAGGGGTTAGATCTGCACCTGAACCATGCAGGAATAACAGCAATCTCTGTGTTTTTAAGCTGAAAACCAGGTTGGTGTTACAGGAGCAAGCTGCTCCTTGCAGTGCTCTGCaaaggctgagagctgctcGGGCAGCTCGGGCACGGCTGCCTCTGCCACGGCCCTGCCCAGGGAATCCAGGGTCTGTGGGACACACCAGGGGTTAGTTCTGCACCTGAACCGTGCAGGAATAACAGCAATCTCTGTGTTTTTAAGTTGAAAGTGAGTTTGGTGTTACGGGTGCAATGGCTGTGCCAAAAAGCAGCGTCTGGGCTCCGTGCACAGAACCCTTGGAGGGACGGGGCCCTCCCCCTGTCACACCTCCACTGGGCACCAGTCTGACCAGTACCAGGTGAACTGGGTCCAACCAGCACattccagccctggaagtgtccacagcCACGCTGGCCAGGGCTTGGATTAACCTGGGGTAAGTGGAGCTGATCCCCTCCTTGTCCCCTGCCCGGAGCGCCGAGTGCCACATCCTCTCActccctgggacacctccagggatggggaccacaaacctccctgggcagccccttccaccctttccatgaggaaatccCTCCTGATGTCCCACCTGAGACTCCCCTGGCACACCTTGAGGccgctccctccccagcccctacCCTGGAAAGCGCAAGGAGCTCTCGGAATCTTTCATACTTTCAGAATAAATGGGATTGACTGCTCGGAGAGCTCCCAGAGAAAcggggcagaggcaggagccGGCCTAGCActgatattattattatatatccCTGATCCTTCGCACCAAGCTGTGCTCCTACCAGCAGGATTTGATGCTTTTGCCTCTGGCCGTTCTCAGAGGCAGGAGGTCGCACGGCTTTCACGATATTGCTCAGGTCCACACCTAAAAggggaaacaaaaccaagtttAATACTGACCCCAGGGTAATTAGAGTCAAATAAACAGTGTCAGCTCCAGTTGTAGGGAAAAGCTGCCAAGTTAACCACAGAGAACAAAGATGAACTTGTTGTAAAGGTGCTGAACCGTTCAATTCTCACTGAAAGGTCAAATTCAGCCTGGAACATAGCTAGATGTCAGCTGAGGCGGGGGGAAAAGTAGGAATTTAATTTCACCGACCAAATTTTGCCCTCCAGCTTCCCTCTAAGCACTTTTGCAGTCACAATTAATCCACAAAACCAGGTTGGCATTAACGGTGTCTCCACAAAGGCTCCTTTCCAATGCTGCACGATccccctctgcctgcaggatTCCCTTAAACCTCCGGATTTGTAAAACCCGAGCTGCAAAACGTTCAACACCTTGGGACTCGAACTgctgcacagcttctctgacGGCCTCCTCTGGATCCATCTCGAACTCGGTGATGTTCTCCTGCACCGCATCATCGAACGTCTCCTGGGCGATCTGTTTGGACCCCATTTTCCTGGGATGGGACGGACCCACCTCCGCGCCCTGCTgtcgagagagagagagcactGCTCGTTTCGGTGCAAAACCCTTTAAAACGCCGACCACAAACAAAGCGAGGGGCTTGCTCTTCCTCCAGACAAAAGCTCAGAGCTCTGGATCAAAAATACACAGCCAAAGGCACGGCCGGTTTTTGATTTAATGAGGAAAATACGGCAATTAAAAGGGATAAGGACACATTTCAGTGTTTAGATGGGGTTTCAGGATGTGTCACCGTGACAGGGCTCTCGCTGCAGCACGGAGGGCACCGCGCCCGCTCACGGCTCCGGGCCCTCAGCCCGCCCTGCCCCGCTtcccccgggccccgccgcaTCCCACGCCCCCTCAGCAGGCGCCGCCAGCCGGCGGGATCCCACCCCGCAGCTCCCAGCGACGCGGAGAGGGCCCCGAGGGAAGGCGGCGACGCTGGGGGAGCCCCGGGACGCGGCCacggccccgctgcccctcACCACCCACCTGGGCTCCCGCCGGACAAAAGGCGAGGCCGGGACGGCCCCACTCGGCCTCCGTACGCGGGTCCCGCCCGGCCTGCGCATGCGCCGCCGCCCAAATTCGCACCGCTCGCCCTCCCACCGAGCGAAAGACAGCGCGGGGCGCCGCAGCGCGCATGCGCGCCTCTCCCGCGCCGGCACGGTACGCGCGGCGTGCCCGCAGGGCAGCGGCTGCTCCCGGAGAACGGGAGAACGGGAGGCCGCGGGCCGCTCCCCTCGCTCCCGCCCCGCTTACCGGCAGCGCGCCCGCACCGTTAGTaccgccccgcaccgcccgcccgcccgcagGGGATGAGGCGGCTCCGCGCGGCGCAAGCGCGGGGGAGCCCTGGGGCGTGGTTAACGCATGAGGCGGGGCGTGGCGAGTGTGAGGGCGAGGCCTGAAGGGGGCGCGGCCAGCCGCGATctccgggagcggcgggaggggCGTGGTTACCGGCGGGAGGGGCGTGGTTACCGGCGCGAAGGGCGTGGTTACCGGCGCGAAGGGGGCGTGGCCGGCGGGAGGCCGCGGTGtggcgggaggcggcggggccgggtgAGGGCGGGCCGGGCTCCGGCTCCGGTTCCGCTCCGGTTCCTCCTCCCGGCGCtgcgcggggggcggcggggaagCGCGAGGCTCCCCTCAGGGCTGCGCCTCCCCTCAGGCCGCGGCGGGACCCCGGGCCCGCGTCaggccgtgccgtgccgtgccgtgccgtgccgtgccgggaAGATGGCCTCTCGGAGGATCACCCGCGACACGTTCGAGGCCGTGGTGCAGGACAAAGTTAAACGGTACCGCATGGAGCGCGGCGATGCCGTGGGGGACTCCATCCATCATTTCAAAGGTAGGGAGGGACGCGGTGACGGGAGCAGCCCGGCATCGCCTGCCATTTATTTGCCTTGTGCTGGTGTTTTTCCACATc from Hirundo rustica isolate bHirRus1 chromosome 26, bHirRus1.pri.v3, whole genome shotgun sequence encodes the following:
- the ARMC6 gene encoding armadillo repeat-containing protein 6 — protein: MGSKQIAQETFDDAVQENITEFEMDPEEAVREAVQQFESQGVDLSNIVKAVRPPASENGQRQKHQILLTLDSLGRAVAEAAVAELPEQLSAFAAQCKEQLAFRYLAGRNGAYPVVFSACQLAAGDRDLLLQAFSTLSALLDGQPDLLDAAGRELVLQSLRERREDAELTLAGLRCVRNACLKHERNRQDFVKAGILPLLTGAIVQHGDSADVVRTAASALRVMTFDDDIRVPFGHAHDHAKMIVLENDGLRVLIEAAKAFTDNSGVLSELCATLSRLSVRNEFCQEIVDLGGLNFMVTLLADCMEHPDVVRQVLSAIRAVAGNDDVKDAIVDAGATDLIVLAISHHLGNPQICEQGCAALCALALRKPENCSVIMEGGGALAALQAMKAHPREVAVQKQACMLIRNLVSRSRDFSRPILEMGAENLITEARAAHRDCDDVARAALRDLGCAVELRELWTGQKGSLAQ